From the genome of Pseudonocardia sp. EC080619-01:
TGCCGGAGTCGACGACGTCGAGACCGGTCCCGACGTGGTCGAACGCCGTCCCGGGGCGGCCGCGCCACATCTCGAGGCCGGCGCGCAGGATCAGCAGCGGGAGGCGCAGCTTCGGCAGGCCGGTCGATCCGGCGACGAGCTCGACGGCCGCGAGGTCGGTGTCGGAGCCGTCGAGGTCCCCGCGGCCCATCCGCAGCCGGGCACGGGCGAGCCGGAGCTCGATCATCTCCGAGCCGGCCGGTGCGGCCGCCCAGGCCGTCGCGACCTCGTGCTCGGCCTCGTCCCACGCCCCCTTGCGGAACAGCCCGTTCGCGGCCTCCGCGCGCAGCGACACCGCCGCCGTGCGGCCGAGGCCGAGCGCGGTCATGCGGTCGGCACCGGCCCGGGCCTCGGCGACGCCGTCGTCGAGGGCGTTGAGCGGGCCGGACAGGAGTGCCGCGCGCCGCAGCAGGCACTCCCCCAGCGTCGCCGGGTCGCCGGTCGCCTCGGCGATGCCGACGGCCTCCGACAGCGCCTCCATCCCGGCCGTGCCGTCGCGGGAGTGCGCCGCGCCGAACCCGAGCACCCCCAGCACCGACGCCAGCGCCCGCGGCTCGCCGACCCGCCGCGCCGGTACGAGCGCGCGGTGGGCCATCTCCCGGGCGGCGACGTAGTCGGCGCGCGCGAGCAGCGCCGACGCGTACCCGGCGAGGACCTCGGCGCGGGCGCCGTCGGCCGGGTCGACGGGCAGCGCGTCCGCGCGGGCACCGGGCGCGGTGGCCGGGTCCCCGGGCACCGCGTCGGGGCCGGGAGGTTCGGGGAGCGCGGCCGCTGCCCGCCGGTAGGCCTCCTCCGCCTCCCCCGCCTGCCCCGCCGACATCAGGTAGCGGCCCAGCCGGGCGCGCAGCACGGCCTCGTCGAGCCCGGACGGGCCGTCCGGGTCGGCGAGGCGTTCGGCCAGCAGCGCGACCGCGGAGTCGTGGTCGCCCGCGAGGTCCGCCGCCGCGGCCGCCCGTTCCAGGTATCCACCGCGGGCGCCGTCCGCCCCGGGGACGGGCAGCGTCGCGGCCCGCAGCCAGTGCCGGTGCGCCTCGGCGTACCCGCGCAGCCGTTCGGCCTCCTCCGCCGCCGCCAGCGTCGCCTCCAGCGCCTCGGCGGGGCGCCCGGCCCGCTGCCAGTGGTGCGCCAGCCGGGCCGCGGTGCCGGGCCGTGCCACGGACCCGGCGACGGCCCGCGCGTACCGCCCGTGCAGCTCCACCCGCTCGGCGGGCAGCAGGTCGCCGGCGACCACCTCGGCCATCAGTCCGTGCCGCAACGCGTAGCCGTCGGCGGCGGTGACCACGACGAACCCGCCGTCGACGGCCTCCCGTACGGCCGTCGCCAACTCGGCACCCGGTGCGTCCAGCACCGTGGCCAGCAGGGCGTGCTCGACGTCGCCGACGCCCGCGGCGACCGCGCGCACGACGTCCTGTGCCTGCGGCGACAGTCCCGCGACCCCGGCCCGGACCAGCTCGCGCACGGTCTGCGGCACGCCGGTCGGGTCCCCGTCCTGCACCGCGCGGACGGTCTCCTCCGCGAGGAACACGTTGCCCGCCGAGTGCGCCCACACCAGGGGTTCGAGATCGGGCCGGTCCGGCATCCACCGCCCGACCAGCTCGGCCAGCTCGGCTCGCGGGAGCGGCCCGACCTGGGAGAAGGAGACCGTGCGGTGCCGGCGCAGCTCGGTCACCAGCGGCAGCAGTACGGCGGGCGTCCCGCCGGTGGGGTCGTCGCGGTAGGTGCCGACGACGAGCACCGGCTCGGTCGCGAGGCCGGCCAGCAGGTAGGCGAGCAGGTCGCGGGTCGACCGGTCGGCCCAGTGCAGGTCGTCGACGACGAGCACCACGGGCCCCGGGCGGGCCGCCCGTCCGACGAGCGCCGAGAGCTGCGCGAGCATCCCGACCCGG
Proteins encoded in this window:
- a CDS encoding AAA family ATPase gives rise to the protein MSDTPAERTFHGRGAELELLRAALAGTAERGASAVLLGGDAGVGKTRLVTEFGRAAAAEGAVVLTGRALDIADAPSFWPVVSALRAHARSVPGPLAGVFTEALDRLDDTGRAVGDRVGMLAQLSALVGRAARPGPVVLVVDDLHWADRSTRDLLAYLLAGLATEPVLVVGTYRDDPTGGTPAVLLPLVTELRRHRTVSFSQVGPLPRAELAELVGRWMPDRPDLEPLVWAHSAGNVFLAEETVRAVQDGDPTGVPQTVRELVRAGVAGLSPQAQDVVRAVAAGVGDVEHALLATVLDAPGAELATAVREAVDGGFVVVTAADGYALRHGLMAEVVAGDLLPAERVELHGRYARAVAGSVARPGTAARLAHHWQRAGRPAEALEATLAAAEEAERLRGYAEAHRHWLRAATLPVPGADGARGGYLERAAAAADLAGDHDSAVALLAERLADPDGPSGLDEAVLRARLGRYLMSAGQAGEAEEAYRRAAAALPEPPGPDAVPGDPATAPGARADALPVDPADGARAEVLAGYASALLARADYVAAREMAHRALVPARRVGEPRALASVLGVLGFGAAHSRDGTAGMEALSEAVGIAEATGDPATLGECLLRRAALLSGPLNALDDGVAEARAGADRMTALGLGRTAAVSLRAEAANGLFRKGAWDEAEHEVATAWAAAPAGSEMIELRLARARLRMGRGDLDGSDTDLAAVELVAGSTGLPKLRLPLLILRAGLEMWRGRPGTAFDHVGTGLDVVDSGIDDVFAVAPLLWHGARAQAEAFLAGHPVDAGAVRRLRRHRRELTARGERSDPALRGVLATYEAMCTAEDARTTAGADPGTWGRVADLLERLGQPYPTAYARLRSAEALLTGRRATGAAELARAAAGARALRAEPLLAEIATVARRARIAVPDLPDPSAGNGGPVAVPGPSSPVDHPLGTLTGRELEVLQVLAAGATNKEIAARLFIAPKTVGAHLARIFAKLGVTNRTQAAGVLRRHLPEAGVVEHGGVPD